A genomic segment from Segniliparus rotundus DSM 44985 encodes:
- a CDS encoding ATP-dependent DNA helicase: MIGPRLLAQAIGAPVPSEEQEQVIGAPLASSAVLAGAGSGKTETVAARVVWLIANGLVEPEHVLGLTFTRSAARGMLARVRARLAGFAASPLLERVDPTGRLGELLENSEPQVMTYDAYAGELVSRWGLLLGASATEAAAGGRVVLSEAGMWQLAYETVANWESLLSVDRGVAGVAEAVTALGRRMAEQLAAPDRVLAAAEELARLVRTLPKGPRQRAEPSLELREAVAVQQARAELLGVVARMQDRLRSSGAVDFATQTARAAELAQRFPQVRAEECAAHRVVLLDEYQDTGHAQRILLRALFGPPRIGGAARGGGANGAAVTAVGDPHQAIYAWRGASSGNLAAFQADFGAPEALTLMTSWRNPASVLDLANLTAAPLRRAGIAVPELAARPDAPAGEVRVALFDDAAAERAWIAERLRHAAQTSPTRPSMAVLVRRNADAVPVAEALTAAGLEAQVIGLGGLLATPQVAELVAMLELIADPGASAAALQVLTSPRWRIGARDLAALAQRAQELGPGRARPLAPRDPAELVEQLTAVLADDGSERAGLGDALADLGDQGRYSAAGYARLALLAGELDRLRGQLARPLPEFVTLVERVTGLAVEADAQAKERLSAFASVVAEHAKAAELLGGSASLAGLVGYVRLAETVERGLPVGEVAPDPRKVQVLTVHAAKGLEWDVVAVAHLCAGVFPTGRARSTWIGALAELPPEDLGPLTSSQDRAELQEMLRAEREAAKELAGEEERRLAYVAVTRAKQTLLLSGHWLAEGAERALGPSAFLVEWRDALVAAGGSPDMWAESPALDHMRPASGESEGALWPPDPLLGRRAQTQRGAERVRAALADAVPLPRPEGPDAELYEAAAALVAERAAAAEARSVERAGLTVSDVVGIAVDPAGFERERARRGPRPPAPEAQAGIGFHEWVRRWYLSEELVGLDELPGAADDDDAVASEKLRQKFLESPWAARSPVAVETPFELNLDGVLVRGRIDAVFAEPGGGYVVVDWKTGRADLRRAKAQLSVYRLAWQRLTGAAQVAGAVHEVATGVTRTFDDLYTAEELAALLR; the protein is encoded by the coding sequence ATGATCGGTCCGAGATTGCTCGCCCAAGCGATCGGCGCGCCTGTGCCGAGCGAGGAGCAAGAGCAGGTGATCGGGGCGCCGCTCGCATCGTCCGCGGTGCTCGCCGGGGCCGGGTCGGGCAAGACCGAGACCGTCGCGGCCCGGGTGGTGTGGTTGATCGCCAACGGCCTGGTGGAGCCGGAACACGTGCTCGGCCTGACCTTCACGAGATCCGCCGCGCGGGGCATGCTCGCCCGGGTCCGCGCGCGGCTCGCGGGCTTCGCGGCTTCGCCGCTCCTGGAGCGCGTCGACCCCACCGGGCGCCTCGGGGAGCTTTTGGAGAACTCCGAGCCCCAGGTGATGACATATGACGCCTATGCGGGGGAGCTGGTCTCGCGTTGGGGCTTGCTCCTGGGGGCAAGCGCGACCGAAGCCGCGGCGGGCGGGCGGGTCGTGTTGTCCGAAGCAGGGATGTGGCAGTTGGCGTACGAGACGGTCGCGAACTGGGAGTCGTTGCTCTCGGTGGACAGGGGCGTCGCAGGCGTCGCGGAGGCGGTCACCGCGTTGGGCAGGCGGATGGCGGAGCAGCTCGCCGCTCCGGACCGGGTCCTCGCCGCCGCCGAGGAGCTCGCGAGACTGGTGCGGACATTGCCGAAAGGGCCGAGGCAGCGCGCCGAGCCCTCGCTCGAATTGCGCGAAGCCGTGGCCGTGCAGCAGGCTCGGGCGGAACTGCTGGGCGTGGTCGCGCGGATGCAGGACCGGTTGCGTTCGAGCGGGGCGGTGGACTTCGCGACGCAGACAGCGCGCGCCGCCGAACTCGCGCAGCGATTCCCCCAGGTCCGCGCCGAGGAGTGCGCGGCGCACCGAGTGGTGCTGCTCGACGAGTACCAGGACACCGGCCATGCCCAACGGATACTGCTGCGCGCGCTGTTCGGCCCGCCCCGCATCGGCGGGGCAGCGCGGGGCGGCGGGGCGAACGGGGCAGCAGTGACCGCGGTCGGCGACCCGCACCAGGCCATTTACGCCTGGCGCGGCGCGTCCTCGGGCAACCTCGCAGCCTTCCAAGCCGACTTCGGAGCACCTGAGGCGCTTACGCTCATGACAAGTTGGCGCAACCCCGCGTCGGTGCTCGACCTCGCGAACCTCACCGCCGCGCCGCTGCGCCGCGCCGGGATCGCCGTCCCCGAACTCGCCGCCCGCCCCGACGCGCCCGCCGGCGAGGTGCGGGTGGCGCTGTTCGACGACGCGGCCGCCGAACGGGCCTGGATCGCGGAGCGTCTGCGCCACGCGGCACAGACCTCGCCGACGAGGCCTTCCATGGCGGTGCTGGTCCGCCGCAACGCCGACGCGGTGCCGGTCGCCGAGGCTCTCACGGCGGCGGGCCTTGAGGCGCAGGTGATCGGGTTGGGCGGGTTGCTCGCCACCCCGCAGGTCGCCGAACTCGTGGCGATGTTGGAGCTGATCGCCGACCCCGGAGCCTCCGCCGCGGCGTTGCAGGTGCTCACGAGCCCGAGGTGGCGGATCGGAGCCCGCGACCTCGCCGCGCTGGCGCAACGGGCGCAGGAGCTAGGACCTGGGCGGGCGCGGCCGCTCGCCCCCCGCGATCCTGCCGAGCTGGTCGAACAGCTCACCGCCGTGCTCGCCGACGACGGGTCTGAACGTGCCGGGTTGGGCGACGCCCTCGCGGATTTGGGCGACCAAGGGCGGTACTCCGCCGCCGGATACGCGCGCCTCGCCCTGCTCGCAGGCGAACTCGACCGCTTGCGCGGACAGCTCGCCCGACCGCTGCCGGAGTTCGTGACCTTGGTGGAGCGCGTGACCGGGCTTGCCGTCGAAGCGGACGCGCAGGCGAAAGAACGGCTCTCGGCCTTCGCGTCGGTCGTCGCAGAGCACGCCAAAGCCGCCGAGCTGCTCGGCGGCTCGGCGAGCCTCGCGGGCCTCGTCGGCTATGTGCGCCTCGCCGAGACGGTCGAGCGCGGGCTGCCGGTCGGCGAGGTCGCCCCCGACCCCCGCAAGGTGCAGGTGTTGACGGTCCACGCGGCCAAAGGCCTGGAATGGGACGTCGTCGCGGTCGCGCACCTCTGCGCAGGAGTGTTCCCGACGGGCCGGGCCCGCTCCACCTGGATCGGCGCCCTCGCCGAGTTGCCGCCCGAGGACCTCGGCCCGTTGACCTCGTCGCAGGACCGGGCGGAGCTGCAAGAGATGCTGCGCGCGGAGCGCGAGGCGGCCAAGGAGCTCGCTGGTGAGGAGGAGCGCCGGCTCGCGTATGTGGCGGTGACCCGCGCCAAGCAGACCCTGCTGCTCTCCGGCCATTGGCTGGCCGAAGGGGCCGAGCGCGCGCTCGGCCCCTCAGCCTTTCTCGTCGAGTGGCGCGACGCCCTCGTCGCCGCAGGCGGCTCGCCCGACATGTGGGCCGAATCGCCCGCGCTCGACCACATGCGTCCTGCGTCCGGCGAATCAGAAGGCGCGCTGTGGCCGCCGGACCCCCTCCTCGGTCGTCGAGCCCAGACGCAACGGGGCGCGGAGCGTGTGCGGGCGGCGTTGGCGGACGCCGTCCCGCTTCCGCGACCAGAAGGCCCCGACGCCGAGCTGTATGAGGCCGCCGCCGCGCTTGTCGCCGAACGCGCCGCCGCGGCAGAGGCGCGATCAGTCGAGCGGGCCGGGCTCACCGTCAGCGATGTCGTCGGCATCGCTGTCGATCCCGCCGGGTTCGAGCGCGAGCGCGCCCGGCGCGGTCCCCGCCCGCCTGCGCCCGAGGCGCAGGCGGGGATCGGCTTCCACGAATGGGTGCGCCGCTGGTACCTCTCCGAGGAGCTTGTCGGTTTGGACGAGCTGCCCGGCGCGGCGGACGACGACGATGCGGTCGCGAGCGAAAAATTGCGGCAGAAATTCCTCGAATCGCCCTGGGCCGCGCGCAGCCCGGTGGCTGTGGAGACCCCGTTCGAGCTCAACCTCGACGGGGTGCTGGTGCGTGGGCGCATCGACGCGGTGTTCGCCGAGCCAGGCGGCGGTTATGTGGTGGTGGACTGGAAGACCGGCCGGGCCGATCTCCGCAGGGCGAAGGCGCAGTTGTCGGTGTATCGGCTCGCGTGGCAGCGGCTCACCGGAGCCGCGCAGGTCGCGGGCGCGGTCCACGAGGTGGCCACCGGGGTGACGAGGACCTTCGACGATCTCTACACAGCTGAAGAGCTCGCGGCGCTGCTGCGCTGA
- a CDS encoding DoxX family protein, with the protein MSISPSLERSERKKLPAAVGKAVHDLDLDRRVADFGDSVAELADRLPAPLASFVAPALPPKRSFLAKLLAPFGLDGVLPRSWRFAGKALSLPSRTRKGEIAPALAELRHEFEGLAQLAVDLLPAPLAELTPLRTPAGAAEPAGSWNLVAITAPLLVAGPLHFLIPKQFDRIVPPSLPGSARLWTYLSGVAEIGVGALLVIPRTRKLGGLAAAALFAAVYPANVQMAKDFTGKGVLPEAIAFGRLPLQFPLLYGALKIAVTGK; encoded by the coding sequence ATGAGCATCTCACCATCGCTGGAACGTTCGGAGCGGAAAAAACTTCCCGCCGCAGTGGGCAAGGCGGTGCACGACCTCGACTTGGACCGGCGAGTCGCGGATTTCGGCGACAGCGTCGCCGAGCTGGCCGACCGGCTGCCCGCGCCCCTCGCAAGTTTTGTGGCGCCGGCGCTGCCCCCAAAGCGAAGCTTCCTCGCCAAACTGCTCGCCCCGTTCGGCCTCGACGGGGTCCTGCCGAGGTCGTGGCGGTTCGCGGGCAAAGCGCTGTCGTTGCCGTCCCGAACCCGCAAAGGCGAAATAGCCCCGGCTCTCGCCGAGCTCAGACACGAGTTCGAAGGGCTCGCGCAGCTCGCCGTGGACCTTCTGCCCGCCCCGCTGGCGGAGCTCACGCCCCTGCGCACCCCGGCGGGGGCGGCGGAGCCCGCCGGTTCATGGAACCTGGTGGCGATCACCGCGCCGCTCTTGGTCGCCGGCCCGTTGCACTTCCTCATCCCCAAGCAATTCGACCGCATCGTCCCGCCCAGCCTGCCCGGCTCGGCCAGGCTCTGGACATACCTGTCCGGCGTCGCCGAAATCGGCGTCGGGGCGCTCCTCGTCATCCCGCGCACCCGCAAGCTCGGCGGCCTCGCCGCCGCCGCGCTGTTCGCCGCCGTCTACCCGGCGAACGTGCAAATGGCCAAAGACTTCACCGGCAAAGGCGTCCTCCCCGAGGCGATCGCCTTCGGGCGGCTCCCGCTGCAATTCCCGCTTCTGTACGGAGCGCTGAAGATCGCTGTCACGGGCAAATAG
- a CDS encoding PPOX class F420-dependent oxidoreductase → MTALFDQIAAEKYVLLTTYRKDGTPKPLPIWAVRDGDELLIWTVADSWKVKRIRNNPRVTLRACDRTGKNPFGPTVEGTAAILDAAGTERAKQAVKEKYGLFGRAMVAASDLRGKARTVGLSITEAPAQAPLP, encoded by the coding sequence ATGACCGCACTCTTCGACCAGATCGCAGCAGAGAAGTACGTGTTGCTCACGACATACCGCAAAGACGGCACGCCCAAGCCGCTCCCGATTTGGGCGGTCCGCGACGGCGACGAGCTCTTGATATGGACGGTGGCGGACTCGTGGAAGGTCAAACGCATCCGCAACAATCCGAGGGTGACGTTGCGGGCGTGCGACCGCACGGGCAAAAACCCTTTCGGGCCGACGGTCGAGGGCACTGCGGCCATCCTGGACGCGGCGGGCACCGAGCGCGCGAAACAGGCGGTCAAGGAGAAGTACGGGCTGTTCGGCCGGGCTATGGTCGCCGCGTCCGACCTGCGCGGGAAGGCGCGCACGGTGGGTCTGTCCATCACCGAGGCCCCTGCGCAGGCCCCTCTGCCCTAG
- a CDS encoding MFS transporter, which produces MATDQPAPIGQKDQQPFPLGKLVLLSLCMLVVITVEVGPVGVLPHIAADLRVPQSRAALLVSCYAITVVLASVPAIRLLDRFDRRQVLMLSMSAFAVSTAALAVTRSLPLAVAARVIGGFGHAIFFGVGIDITHRLSPAKRMVPAVAIFFSGNVLALALAVPAVAAAGGSGWRGTFLALAGSAGACVVAARLLLPALPSGKADAPPLAGGARRPFFPWPDRPAATVCLFGLVWLTGHFLAFTLLRAELTAAGFPDRLAPALLMAYGIGTLAGTGLAGAVATHRLRGAIAVGFLLLCGAQLCLWSLLPSMWPSFAAAALWGIGFGAIPTLNSSAILHYSRVSPDMTASMLSSACNIGISLGSFASGLVYQNLGHDSAFLLAAGIFVVGALATRSLHKDGPREGLGLTRGARAEGPAQGPR; this is translated from the coding sequence ATGGCAACTGACCAGCCCGCGCCCATCGGCCAGAAGGACCAGCAGCCTTTTCCGCTCGGCAAACTGGTCCTCCTTTCGCTGTGCATGCTGGTGGTCATCACAGTGGAAGTGGGCCCGGTCGGGGTCCTGCCGCACATCGCCGCCGATCTGCGGGTCCCGCAATCGCGCGCCGCGCTCCTCGTGAGCTGCTACGCGATCACGGTGGTCCTCGCTTCCGTCCCGGCGATCCGGCTGCTCGACCGTTTCGACCGCAGACAGGTGCTCATGCTTTCGATGAGCGCTTTCGCGGTGTCCACCGCGGCCTTGGCCGTCACCCGGAGCTTGCCGCTGGCCGTCGCCGCCCGAGTGATCGGCGGTTTCGGCCACGCGATCTTCTTCGGCGTCGGCATCGACATCACGCACCGCCTGAGCCCGGCGAAACGCATGGTGCCCGCTGTCGCGATTTTTTTCTCCGGCAATGTGCTCGCCCTCGCGCTCGCCGTGCCCGCCGTGGCGGCCGCGGGCGGCTCCGGCTGGCGGGGGACCTTCTTGGCCCTTGCGGGCAGCGCGGGAGCGTGCGTGGTCGCAGCCAGGCTGCTCCTGCCCGCCCTGCCGTCGGGGAAAGCCGACGCTCCCCCGCTCGCAGGAGGCGCCCGCAGACCGTTCTTCCCCTGGCCCGACCGCCCCGCCGCGACCGTGTGCCTTTTCGGCCTGGTGTGGCTCACCGGGCACTTTCTCGCGTTCACCCTGCTCCGAGCCGAACTGACCGCGGCGGGCTTCCCCGACCGATTGGCGCCGGCCCTGCTGATGGCGTACGGGATCGGCACGCTCGCCGGAACTGGGCTGGCCGGGGCCGTCGCGACGCACCGGCTGCGCGGCGCGATCGCGGTGGGATTCCTGCTGCTGTGCGGCGCGCAGCTCTGTCTGTGGTCGCTGCTCCCCTCGATGTGGCCGTCCTTCGCGGCGGCGGCGCTGTGGGGGATCGGCTTCGGCGCCATTCCCACGCTCAACTCGTCCGCGATACTGCATTACTCGCGGGTCTCGCCGGACATGACTGCCAGCATGCTGAGTTCCGCCTGCAACATAGGGATCAGCCTGGGCTCCTTCGCCTCAGGGCTGGTGTATCAAAACCTCGGCCACGACTCGGCCTTCCTGCTCGCCGCCGGGATCTTCGTCGTCGGCGCCCTTGCGACCCGCTCGCTGCACAAGGACGGGCCTCGCGAGGGGCTGGGGCTGACGCGAGGGGCTAGGGCAGAGGGGCCTGCGCAGGGGCCTCGGTGA
- the glf gene encoding UDP-galactopyranose mutase encodes MILIPWSAVAPLSSYDLVVVGSGFFGLTVAERAASELGKRVLVLERRAHLGGNAWSEPEPETGIEVHKYGAHLFHTSNTAVWDYVRRFTEFTDYQHRVFTKHAGQIYPLPFGLALFCQFFGRAFTPAEAKAFVAAQAAEAVGDPDENLENRAVSLIGRPLYEAFVRDYTAKQWQTDPKELPAEIITRLPVRLTFDTRYFNDRFEGLPKDGYAAWLTKMAEHPLIDVRADVDYFDVAERIREENPQAPVVYTGPLDRYFHWSAGALSWRTLDFETEVLDVGDFQGAAVMNYADLDVPYTRIHEFRHFHPERDYPKGKTVVMREFSRFAARADEPYYPVNSPADRAKLAVYRELAKREGAERRVLFGGRLGTYQYLDMHMAIASAMRMFENELRPYFATGAWPGARSTAATQRGAV; translated from the coding sequence ATGATACTGATACCCTGGTCAGCCGTGGCCCCGCTTTCTTCGTACGATCTCGTCGTGGTCGGCTCCGGCTTCTTCGGCCTCACCGTCGCGGAACGCGCCGCGTCGGAGCTGGGAAAACGAGTGCTCGTGCTGGAGCGCCGCGCCCACCTCGGCGGCAACGCGTGGTCCGAGCCCGAACCCGAAACCGGGATCGAAGTGCACAAATACGGGGCGCACCTGTTCCACACCTCGAACACCGCGGTCTGGGACTATGTGCGGCGGTTCACGGAGTTCACCGACTATCAGCACCGCGTGTTCACCAAACACGCCGGACAGATCTATCCGCTGCCGTTCGGCCTCGCCCTGTTCTGCCAGTTCTTCGGCCGGGCCTTCACCCCGGCCGAGGCGAAGGCGTTCGTCGCCGCCCAAGCCGCCGAGGCGGTCGGCGACCCGGACGAGAACCTGGAGAACAGGGCGGTCTCGCTCATCGGCCGCCCGCTCTACGAGGCGTTCGTGCGCGACTACACCGCAAAGCAGTGGCAGACCGACCCCAAAGAGCTTCCCGCGGAGATCATCACCCGCCTGCCGGTGCGCTTGACCTTTGACACCAGGTACTTCAACGACCGTTTCGAAGGCTTGCCGAAAGACGGCTACGCCGCGTGGCTCACCAAGATGGCCGAGCACCCGCTCATCGACGTGCGCGCCGACGTGGACTATTTCGACGTCGCCGAGCGGATTCGGGAGGAGAACCCGCAGGCCCCAGTGGTGTACACCGGTCCGCTCGACCGCTACTTCCACTGGTCCGCGGGCGCATTGTCGTGGCGGACCCTGGATTTCGAGACCGAAGTGCTCGACGTCGGCGACTTCCAAGGCGCCGCCGTGATGAACTACGCGGACCTCGACGTCCCGTACACGCGCATCCACGAGTTCCGCCACTTCCACCCGGAACGGGACTACCCGAAGGGCAAAACCGTCGTCATGCGCGAATTCTCGCGCTTCGCCGCCCGCGCCGACGAGCCGTACTACCCGGTGAACTCCCCGGCCGACCGGGCCAAGCTCGCCGTGTACCGAGAGCTCGCCAAACGTGAGGGCGCCGAGCGCAGGGTCCTGTTCGGCGGACGCCTTGGCACGTACCAGTACCTGGACATGCACATGGCCATCGCGAGCGCCATGCGGATGTTTGAGAACGAGCTGCGCCCGTACTTCGCCACCGGGGCCTGGCCGGGCGCGCGGAGCACGGCAGCGACACAGAGAGGGGCCGTATGA
- a CDS encoding glycosyltransferase, which translates to MSQPEAAQQAAQTPPVGVGAPPTSSASGVRDETLLQRLVLPRAGESAGVRRLYVEHPNSATPRAHAIDRSRLRMRPDTEVSFATYFNAFPAAYWRRWTTLRSVVLQVELSGRAGVQVYRSKSDAAPVLLESAVTSGGDQAQTLRFELPLTAFEDGGWMWFDVTAEEEPVVLERASWHSPSEPPGGCGPEQSKVAIGIPTFNRPADAVQALLALTSDPVLDARVGAVVMVDQGTKKAKDEPGFAEAASRLGDRLTVHHQGNLGGSGGYARVMHEALTTTKAERFVVMDDDVDVEPESILRLIAFGRWAQTPTIVGGQMLNLQERSHLHSMGEVLDRVRLIWEKAPNTRYDHDFARTPLLQTKQLHRRVDVEFNGWWLCLIPRKVLEDVGLPMPFFIKWDDVELALRARKAGYPTVGLPGAAIWHMAWADKDDRIDWQSYFHLRNRLIVAALHHDGSRLGLYFHLAKATLFHALTMEYSTLALQLKAVRDFKAGPEGLHGLLPKALGEAQSLRKNYPDAHVIASATELPLPSGRDMGGTRKPLGRVGKVVRMATAVAHQLSKENPEHHERPQANVSSLDAWWWMLSKVDGVTVTVGGGSGVVYRKRSRAEAVRLAKEFAREFVGLARDYSSLAKRYRAAAPELTSEKTWLKTFGVKDGA; encoded by the coding sequence ATGAGCCAGCCCGAAGCGGCACAGCAGGCGGCGCAGACCCCGCCTGTCGGCGTGGGGGCGCCCCCCACGAGTTCTGCGAGTGGGGTGCGAGACGAAACACTCCTCCAAAGGCTCGTCCTGCCTCGGGCGGGGGAGTCCGCAGGGGTGCGCAGGCTGTATGTGGAGCATCCCAACTCCGCGACGCCGAGGGCGCACGCGATCGACCGTTCCCGGCTGCGCATGCGCCCGGACACCGAGGTCTCTTTCGCCACCTACTTCAACGCTTTCCCCGCCGCGTACTGGCGGCGCTGGACGACTCTTCGCTCGGTGGTGCTGCAGGTCGAGCTCAGCGGCCGGGCCGGGGTCCAGGTCTATCGGTCCAAATCCGACGCGGCCCCGGTCCTGTTGGAATCCGCGGTCACCAGCGGCGGCGACCAGGCGCAAACCCTGCGCTTCGAGCTGCCGCTCACCGCGTTCGAGGACGGCGGCTGGATGTGGTTCGACGTGACCGCCGAAGAGGAACCGGTGGTCTTGGAGCGGGCGAGCTGGCATTCCCCGTCCGAACCGCCGGGCGGCTGTGGCCCGGAGCAGAGCAAAGTCGCCATCGGCATTCCGACCTTCAACCGGCCCGCCGACGCGGTGCAGGCCCTCCTCGCCCTCACCAGCGACCCCGTGCTCGACGCGCGGGTCGGGGCCGTGGTCATGGTGGACCAGGGGACGAAGAAAGCCAAAGACGAGCCGGGGTTCGCCGAGGCCGCGTCCCGGTTGGGCGATCGCCTCACGGTGCACCACCAAGGAAACCTCGGCGGCTCCGGCGGCTACGCCCGCGTGATGCACGAGGCGCTCACCACGACCAAAGCAGAGCGCTTCGTGGTCATGGACGACGACGTGGACGTGGAGCCCGAGTCGATTCTGCGCCTCATCGCGTTCGGGCGTTGGGCGCAGACCCCGACCATTGTCGGCGGCCAAATGCTCAACCTGCAGGAGCGCTCGCACCTGCACTCGATGGGCGAAGTGCTCGACCGTGTGCGCCTCATTTGGGAGAAAGCCCCCAACACCCGCTACGACCACGACTTCGCCCGCACCCCGCTCCTGCAGACCAAGCAGCTGCACCGGCGGGTGGACGTGGAGTTCAACGGCTGGTGGCTGTGCCTCATCCCGCGCAAAGTGCTCGAAGACGTCGGGTTGCCGATGCCGTTCTTCATCAAATGGGACGATGTGGAGCTCGCGTTGCGCGCCCGCAAGGCGGGCTATCCCACAGTCGGCCTCCCCGGAGCCGCGATCTGGCACATGGCCTGGGCGGACAAAGACGACCGGATCGACTGGCAGTCGTACTTCCATTTGCGCAACCGGCTCATCGTCGCCGCGCTGCACCACGACGGCTCCCGTCTCGGCCTGTATTTCCACCTCGCGAAGGCGACGTTGTTCCACGCCCTCACCATGGAGTACTCGACCTTGGCGTTGCAGCTCAAAGCCGTCCGGGACTTCAAAGCCGGTCCTGAGGGCTTGCACGGGCTGCTGCCCAAGGCCCTCGGCGAGGCCCAATCGCTGCGCAAGAACTACCCCGACGCGCACGTCATCGCCTCCGCAACCGAGCTGCCGTTGCCGTCCGGCCGCGACATGGGGGGCACCCGCAAACCGCTCGGGCGCGTCGGCAAGGTTGTGCGGATGGCCACCGCCGTCGCCCATCAGCTCAGCAAAGAGAACCCGGAGCACCATGAGCGCCCGCAGGCCAACGTCTCGTCCCTGGACGCCTGGTGGTGGATGCTGTCGAAAGTGGACGGGGTGACCGTCACCGTGGGCGGCGGATCTGGCGTGGTGTACCGCAAGCGTTCCAGGGCGGAGGCGGTCCGGCTCGCCAAAGAGTTCGCCCGCGAATTCGTCGGCCTCGCCCGCGACTACAGTTCGCTCGCGAAACGCTACCGCGCCGCAGCGCCCGAGCTCACAAGCGAAAAGACCTGGCTGAAGACTTTTGGCGTGAAGGATGGAGCATGA
- a CDS encoding decaprenyl-phosphate phosphoribosyltransferase yields the protein MTDIEQGSSVVPSRSNPAVGLIKAMRPKQWVKNVLVLAAPLAALGSKTGVSFTDILGPILIAFAAFCLAASGVYLVNDIKDVEADRAHPVKRNRPIAAGVVPPALAAAAAAVLMAASIAISFLANWHLAVVMAIYLCLQLAYCFGLKHQPVLEICVVSSGFLLRAIGGGSAANIELSQWFLLVMTFGSLYMAAGKRYAELKVAEETGAKIRKSLEGYTSTYVRFVWTLAATSALLSYGLWAFNGHPADAGVWYAVSMVPVVIATLRYAVHVDGGDAGEPEEIAFSDRVLQLSALAWIGVMVVAILVV from the coding sequence ATGACTGACATCGAACAGGGATCGAGCGTGGTCCCGAGCCGTTCGAACCCTGCCGTCGGCCTGATCAAGGCCATGCGGCCGAAGCAGTGGGTGAAGAACGTCCTGGTGCTCGCCGCCCCGCTGGCCGCCCTTGGCAGCAAAACCGGCGTGAGCTTCACCGACATCCTCGGTCCGATCCTGATCGCGTTCGCCGCGTTCTGCCTCGCGGCTTCCGGGGTGTACCTGGTCAACGACATCAAGGACGTCGAGGCAGACCGTGCGCACCCGGTCAAGCGCAACCGTCCCATCGCAGCGGGCGTGGTCCCCCCCGCCCTCGCCGCCGCCGCAGCGGCGGTCCTCATGGCGGCTTCGATCGCGATCTCCTTCCTCGCGAACTGGCACCTTGCCGTCGTGATGGCGATCTACCTTTGTTTGCAGCTCGCCTACTGTTTCGGGCTCAAGCACCAGCCGGTGCTGGAGATCTGCGTCGTCTCGTCCGGGTTCCTGCTCCGCGCCATCGGCGGCGGCTCGGCGGCGAACATCGAACTGTCCCAATGGTTCTTGCTGGTGATGACCTTCGGATCGCTGTACATGGCGGCGGGCAAACGGTACGCGGAGCTCAAAGTCGCCGAAGAGACCGGAGCGAAGATCCGCAAGTCGCTCGAAGGCTACACCAGCACGTACGTCAGGTTTGTGTGGACCTTGGCCGCGACCAGCGCCCTGCTGAGCTACGGCCTGTGGGCCTTCAACGGCCACCCCGCCGACGCCGGCGTGTGGTACGCGGTCTCCATGGTGCCGGTCGTGATCGCGACGCTGCGCTACGCAGTGCATGTGGACGGCGGCGACGCAGGGGAACCGGAGGAAATCGCCTTCTCGGACCGCGTGCTCCAGCTGTCCGCGCTCGCCTGGATCGGGGTGATGGTTGTCGCGATTCTCGTGGTCTGA